The following proteins are encoded in a genomic region of Dyadobacter sp. UC 10:
- the pseC gene encoding UDP-4-amino-4,6-dideoxy-N-acetyl-beta-L-altrosamine transaminase, producing MIPYGRQNITDEDIKVVTEVLKSEYLTQGPNIQEFETAFANYVGAKYAVAVANGTAALHLCALALNVSPGDKVITTPITFAASANCIRYCGGEIVFAEIDPLSYLIDIDSVRSLLEGSPKGTYKGIIPVDFAGRAVNLEDFKNLAEEYGLWIIEDACHAPGGFFNDSEGQEQRCGNGKFADLAIFSFHPVKHIACGEGGMVTTNNIELYNKLLTLRTHGIVKSNDLYVNSIELAGGDENYPGWYMEMQTLGYNYRLTDFQAALGTSQLKRADEGLEKRRRIAEKYNSAFSGKSFISGQSGVEAGHAYHLYIIEVDNRLGLYNHLREKKIFAQIHYIPCHLMPYYQSLGWEIGDMPIAEHYYRRCISLPMYPTLTDEEQLFVIQTVNEYYHE from the coding sequence ATGATCCCATACGGAAGGCAAAATATAACTGATGAAGATATTAAGGTTGTAACGGAAGTTTTAAAATCCGAATATCTGACTCAGGGACCCAATATACAGGAGTTCGAAACTGCGTTTGCTAACTATGTTGGAGCAAAGTATGCCGTGGCAGTAGCGAATGGCACGGCTGCTCTTCACTTATGCGCACTCGCATTAAACGTTTCTCCGGGAGATAAGGTTATCACAACCCCGATTACCTTTGCAGCCTCGGCGAATTGTATCCGTTACTGTGGTGGCGAAATCGTATTTGCAGAAATAGATCCTCTCAGCTATCTGATTGATATCGATTCTGTACGGAGTCTTTTGGAAGGGTCTCCAAAAGGTACTTACAAAGGTATTATTCCGGTTGACTTTGCTGGCAGGGCTGTTAATCTGGAAGATTTTAAAAATCTTGCAGAAGAATATGGCTTATGGATCATTGAGGATGCCTGCCATGCACCGGGAGGTTTTTTCAACGATTCCGAAGGCCAGGAGCAGCGCTGCGGGAACGGCAAATTTGCCGATCTTGCTATATTCAGCTTCCATCCGGTTAAGCATATCGCTTGCGGAGAAGGTGGAATGGTCACTACTAATAATATAGAACTATATAATAAGCTTCTTACACTCCGGACACACGGCATTGTCAAGTCGAACGATTTGTATGTGAATAGTATAGAACTTGCCGGAGGGGATGAAAATTATCCTGGCTGGTATATGGAGATGCAGACGTTGGGCTATAACTATCGATTGACAGACTTCCAGGCTGCCTTGGGAACAAGTCAGTTAAAAAGAGCCGATGAGGGTCTCGAAAAGCGGAGGCGAATCGCTGAAAAATATAACAGCGCCTTTTCTGGTAAATCTTTCATATCTGGGCAAAGTGGCGTAGAGGCCGGTCATGCCTATCATCTCTATATTATAGAAGTTGACAATCGTCTGGGTCTTTACAATCATTTGCGGGAGAAAAAAATCTTTGCGCAAATCCATTACATTCCGTGCCATTTAATGCCTTATTACCAGAGCTTAGGCTGGGAGATCGGTGATATGCCGATAGCTGAACACTATTATCGAAGATGTATCAGCTTACCAATGTATCCTACGCTGACGGATGAAGAGCAATTGTTTGTGATACAAACAGTCAATGAATATTACCATGAATAA
- the pseB gene encoding UDP-N-acetylglucosamine 4,6-dehydratase (inverting) translates to MLDLTGKSILITGGTGSLGKALTATIFKRWPDVKRLVIFSRDEQKQFQMAQEYTPEKYPQIRFFIGDVRDEERLRRAFKGIDFVIHAAAMKHVPIAEYNPSECVKTNIDGAQNVINAALDTEVGHVVALSTDKAAAPINLYGATKLTSDKLFIAANNIRGRNPIKFSVVRYGNVMGSNGSVIPFFINKKKSGVLPITVETMTRFNISLQGGVDMVLHALETAWGGELFVPKIPSYNILDIAKAIGPECEHRVIGIRPGEKIHEEMITTSDSFFTYDLGKYYAIVPQTPTWNMSDFINHFNAKKVPDGFSYNSGNNTEWETVDSLRALIKEHVDPDFTV, encoded by the coding sequence ATGCTAGATTTGACCGGTAAATCAATACTAATAACAGGAGGAACTGGTTCTTTAGGTAAAGCATTGACTGCAACGATTTTCAAAAGATGGCCGGATGTGAAAAGGTTAGTAATCTTTTCAAGGGATGAGCAAAAGCAATTCCAGATGGCGCAGGAATACACACCAGAAAAATACCCACAAATTCGTTTTTTCATTGGTGATGTACGAGATGAAGAACGTCTAAGAAGAGCTTTCAAAGGAATTGACTTCGTTATACATGCCGCTGCTATGAAGCACGTGCCTATTGCAGAATACAACCCTTCGGAATGTGTAAAAACTAATATTGACGGCGCGCAAAACGTTATTAATGCTGCCTTAGACACTGAAGTAGGCCATGTTGTTGCATTGTCAACGGACAAAGCTGCTGCTCCTATTAACCTTTATGGTGCAACGAAGCTGACTTCCGATAAACTATTCATAGCTGCCAATAACATTCGCGGACGTAATCCTATAAAGTTTTCCGTAGTACGTTACGGGAACGTGATGGGTTCAAACGGGTCTGTAATCCCTTTCTTTATAAATAAAAAGAAAAGTGGTGTATTACCGATCACCGTAGAGACCATGACAAGATTCAACATATCGTTGCAAGGAGGTGTTGATATGGTATTACATGCCTTGGAGACGGCCTGGGGTGGAGAACTCTTTGTACCTAAGATACCATCTTACAATATTCTTGATATTGCAAAAGCGATTGGTCCTGAATGTGAGCATCGTGTGATTGGTATACGACCAGGTGAAAAGATCCACGAAGAAATGATAACGACGTCGGACTCATTCTTCACTTATGATCTGGGGAAGTACTACGCGATTGTCCCTCAAACTCCAACATGGAATATGTCAGACTTCATTAACCATTTTAATGCGAAAAAAGTACCTGACGGGTTTTCCTATAATTCCGGAAATAATACAGAATGGGAAACAGTTGATAGTTTGCGTGCATTGATCAAGGAGCATGTAGATCCAGATTTCACGGTTTAA